Within the Streptomyces sp. R41 genome, the region CGTCGAGGCGCTGCTGGACCTCGGCTTCGACGAGAACATGCCGGGCTTTCAGTGCGAGGGGCTCGTCTACCGGCCCGACGGCACTCCGGTGAAGGGCCTCAACCCGCGCAACCAGTGGGTGCGGATCGGAGCCCCGGTGGAGGGCGGCGAGGAGGTCCGGCTGCACATCGAGGCGGCCTCCAACCCGGTCATCCTGGACTACCACCCCTTCCTGTCCACGCAGTTGGGCGACAAGGAGACCGCCGGCAGCGAGCCGCGGTACCAGCTGGAGCGCATGGATCTCGCCGTCTTCGACGAGACCGTATGGCAGCTCGTCATCGATCTGGAGGTCCTCGGTGAGCTGATGGCCGAGCTGCCGGTGGAGTCGGCGCGGCGCTGGGACATCCTGCGGGCCGTGGAGCGGGCCCTGGACGCGGTGGACCTCCAGGACGTGGGCGGCACGGCGGCCGCGGCACGCGCGCGGCTGACGGACGTCCTGTCCACGCCCGCCGTCCCCTCCGCCCATCGCATCAGCGCCGTCGGGCACGCGCACATCGACTCGGCCTGGCTGTGGCCGCTGCGCGAGACCGTCCGCAAGGTGGCCCGCACCACCTCCAACATGACCGCGCTCCTGGAGGACGAGCCCGACTTCGTCTTCGCCATGTCCCAGGCCCAGCAGTGGGCCTGGGTGAAGGAGCACCGGCCCGAGGTGTGGGCGCGGGTGAAGAAGGCGGTGGCCGACGGGCGGTTCGTGCCCGCCGGTGGCATGTGGGTCGAGTCGGACACGAACATGCCGGGCTCGGAGGCGATGGCCCGTCAGTTCGTGCACGGCAAGCGGTTCTTCCTCGACGAGTTCGGCATCGAGAACGACGAGGCCTGGCTGCCGGACACCTTCGGCTTCGCCGCCGGGCTGCCCCAGATCATCAAGGCGGCGGGCTCCAAATGGCTGCTGACCCAGAAGATCTCGTGGTCGCAGACCAACAAGTTCCCGCACCACACCTTCCAGTGGGAGGGCATCGACGGCACCCGCATCTTCACGCACTTCCCGCCCGTCGACACCTACAACTGCTCCATGAAGGGCAGCGAAATCGCCCACGCCGCAAGCAACTTCAAGGACAAGGGCGTCGCCCGTCACTCCCTCGCGCCCACCGGCTGGGGTGACGGAGGCGGCGGCACCACGCGCGAGATGGTCGCCAAGGCGGCCCGGCTCCGCGACCTCGAAGGCTCCGCGACCGTGGTGTGGGAAACCCCCGAGAGGTTCTTCGAGAAGGCGGAAGCCGAGTACCCCAACGCCCCCGTGTGGGTCGGCGAGTTGTACCTGGAGCTGCACCGCGCCACGCTCACCAGCCAGGCGAAGACCAAGCAGGGCAACCGCCGCAGCGAACACCTCCTGCGCGAGGCCGAACTGTGGGCGTCGACCGCGACCGTACGGACCGGATTCCCCTATCCGTACAAGGAGCTGGACCGCATCTGGAAGACGGTGCTGCTCCACCAGTTCCACGACATCCTGCCCGGGTCGTCCATCGCCTGGGTGCACCGGGAGGCGCGCAGGACGTACGAGAAGGTCGCCGAGGAACTGGGCGGCATCATCGACGCGGCCCAGCGTGCGCTGGCCGGCGAGGGCCCGACGGCACTGCTCTTCAACTCCGCGCCGCACAGCCGGGAGGGCGTGCCGGCCGGCGGTGCCGGTACGTCCCTCGTCGAGGGCGAGACCGCGCTCGCCCCGCGCGTGAACGGCGGCTACGTCCTCGACAACGGCCTGCTGCGCATCGAGATCGACGCGCGGGGGCTGGTCGTCTCGGCGTACGACCTCGGCGCCGACCGCGAGACGATCGCACCCGGGCAGGCCGCCAACCTGCTGCAGATCCACCCCGACTTCCCGAACATGTGGGACGCCTGGGACGTCGACGAGTTCTACCGCAACACGGTCGTCGACCTGGTCGACGCGGATGAGGTCGTGCCTGGTGAGGACGGCGTGTCGGTCCGGATCGTACGGTCCTTCGGCGCGTCGCGGGTCACCCAGGTGCTGTCGCTCGCGCCGGGCGAGCGACGGCTCGGCATCGACACCGAGGTCGACTGGCACGAGACCGAGAAGTTCCTGAAGCTCGCCTTCCCGCTGGACGTGCACGCCGACCGGTACGCGTCCGAGACCCAGTTCGGGCACTTCTACCGGCCGACCCACACCAACACGTCATGGGAGGCGGCCAAGTTCGAGGCGTGCAACCACCGCTTCGTGCACATCGAGGAGCCCGGCTGGGGCGTCGCCCTGGTCAACGACTCGACGTACGGCCATGACGTCACCCGGGCCGTACGCGACACCGACTCCGGTACGACCACCACCGTGCGCGTCTCGCTGCTGCGCGCCCCGCGCTTCCCCGACCCCGAGACCGACCAGGGCGTCCACCGCTTCCGGCATGCACTGGTACCGGGCGCGGCGATCGGCGACGCCGTGCGTGAGGGCTGGCGGATCAATCTGCCGGAGCGGCGAGTATCCGGCTCCCGGGACGTCGCCCCGCTGGTGACCGTCGACCAGGACGCGGTCGTCGTGACGGCGGTCAAACTCGCCGACGACGGCAGCGGTGACGTGGTCGTCCGCTTCCACGAATCCCACGGCGGCCGCACCCGGGCCACGCTCACCCCGGGCTTCGAGGTCGCGGCCGTCACGGTGACCGACCTGCTGGAGCGGCCGCTCGCCGAGGCGGCGGCGCCGGGGCGGGACGGCGACCGGATCACCGTGCCCCTGCGCCCGTTCGAGCTGATGACGCTCAGGCTGAAGCGCACCTGAGACGCGGCATGGGCTGCGCGCCCGCGGCGGCATGAGCTGCCGCGGGCCCCGCTACGGCGGGTGGGACTGCGAGCCCTGGGCTTGAGTGGCTGTGGGTCCTGCTGGGGCGGGTGGGACTGTGAGCCCTGGGCTTGAGTGGCTGTGGGTCCTGCTGGGGCGGGTGGGACTGTGAGCCCTGGGCTTGAGTGGCTGTGGGTCCTGCTGGGGCGGGTGGGACTGTGAGCCCTGGGCCTTGAGCGGCTGTGGGTCCGTTACGGCGGGAGCAACTGCGAGCCCCAGGGCCTGTCTTCGGGATCGTCCCGGGTCGCGGGCCCTGGCACGCACCCCCAGAGGGGGACCTCCGCCGCGTTGTCGGCGGTTGCCGACGCTCCGCGTGGATGCCCTCCTCCGCCTTGCAGCGGCACGCACCAGACCCCGCTCGGGTCGGTTCACGGTCGCCGCCGCTCGGCGCCGGCCCGATCCGGAAGACAGGCCCCAGCCCGCGCCCGCCCGCCCGGCTCACCAGACCGTCCCAGCGCCCCCTTAGCCCACCTGGCCGCACGCGCCCGTGCATATCACGGGTCCGCGGCGCCTGCCGTGCTTCCATCGCGCCAGGAGGCATATGACATGGCTGATGACCGACAGCAGCACCCACAGCGGGACACCCACCCCCGACGATTCACCACCTCCCGGCGCCGCATGCTGGCCACCGCCGCGCTGGCGCCCGTAATGACCGGGGCGGTGGCCGGGGCCGCGAACGCGGCGGGCCGCAAGCAGGTCAAGCCGGTGATGACGAAACTGGCCGACTGGACGGACGTGGGCGCGGCCCTGGGCCGCCCCGGCGACATGAAGCGGTACATGTACCACACGGGCCTGCCCCGCCGGGACCTCGAGGTGTACTCGCGCGGCATCAGGATCAAGCCCGCGCTCGCCCTCGGCACACACGTGGCCTTCGTCCGCTACGACGACGGCAACTCACTCCTCATGGGCGACGCGGTGGTCACCGAGCGGGAACTCCAGCCGTTCAGCGATGCCCTGCAGGAGCACGGCATCTGGCAGACGGCGATCCACAAGCACCTGCTCGCCCACAAGCCCGACATCTGGTGGGTCCACGTGCACGCCCACGGCCCCGACCCAACGGCCGTGGCCCACGGCCTGCGTGCGGCGTTCGACTGCACGGCCACCCCGCCGCCGGATACGAACACCGCTTCCGTGAAGGAAACCCTCGACCTGGACACCGCCGCCATCGACGCCGCGATCGGCGTGAAGGGCCTGGTCGACGACGGTGTTTACAAGAACACCTTCGTCCGCGCCGAGACCATCATCGACGACGGCATGGTCCTCCCTCCGGGCCTCGGCGCCACCACGGTGGTCAACTTCCAACCGCTCGGCCGCGGCCGAGCCGCGGTCAACGGCGACTTCGTCATGATCGCCAAGGAGGTCCAGGACGTCCTCACCGCCATCCGGCGCGCCGGAGCCGACCTCGTCGAGGTCCACCACCACAACCTCACCGACGAACCCAGACTCTTCTTTGTCCACTACTGGGCCGTGGGCGACGCGATCAAGCTCGCCAAGGGCCTGCGTCCCGCCGTGGACGCCACCAATGTCGTGCCGATGCCGGGAGCAGGTGGCTGATGACCATGAACGACGAGACCCTCACCTGCCCCTTCGACTTCAGCCGGGCCCTGGAATTCGACCCCGAGCTCGCGGCCCTCATGGAACGCGAGTCCCTCACCCGCATCCGCCTTCCGTACGGCGAGTCCGACGTCTGGCTGGTCACCGACTTCGAATCGGTCCAGCAGGTGACCTGCGACCGCCGCTTCAGCCGGGCCGAGATCATGGGCCACGACTACCCCCGGCTGACGCCGGAGCCCATCGTCTCCCGTGAGTCCATCAACGTCATGGACCCGCCGCACAGCAGCCGCGTACGGAGCCTGGTCTCCCAGGCGTTCACGCAACAGCGGGTCGACGGGATGCGGGAACGGATCGTCCTGCTCGCGGACTCTTTGCTGGACGACATGGAGAAGGAGGGGCCGCCGGCCGACCTGGTTCGGCACCTTTCCGACCCGTTCCCCCAGCACACCATCCTGGATCTGCTCGGGATCCCCCGGGCCGAGTGGCCCCGGATGCACGAGTACGTCCACCGGCTCCTCGTCACCGGCCGCGGCAACAAGGAGGCGGCGGCCAAAGCGAAGGCCGACCTGACGGCCTACTTCCTCGACATGGTCGAGCAGCGCCGCCGCACCCCCGGCGACGACATCATCAGCGTGATGATCGCCGCCCGGGACGGCGAGGACCAGCTCACCGACAGGGAAATGGCCGTCATGGCCCTCACCCTGGTCCTCAGCGGCCAGGACACGGCGACCTGCCAGATCAGCGACATCGCGTATCTGCTGCTCACCCGCCCCGAGCTGGTCGACTACCTCCGGAAGGGCCCCGAGACCCTGACGGAGGGCATCCACGAGCTGCTGCGGTACATCCCGTTCCGCAAGGGGGTCGGGATTCCCCGAGTGGCGCTGGAGGACGTCGACTTGAACGGCGTGCGGATCCGGGCGGGCGAGTTCGTCCACGTGTCGTATCTGACCGCGAACCGCGATCCCGCCCGTTATCCGAAGCCGCACGACATCGATTTCGAGCGGCCGCGCGCGCCTCATATGACGTTCGGCTGGGGCGGCCACCGCTGCATCGCGGTGCCCTTGGCCATGGCGGAACTCGAGGTGGCCGTCGGCCGGTTGCTGGAGCGCTTTCCCGGGCTGCGGTTGGCTGTGCCGCCGGAAGAGGTGCGGTGGGACACGGAGACCATCCGGCGGTTCCCGATCGAGTTGCCGGTGACTTGGTGAGAGGTAGGAAGGTGGTCCAGGTGGTGGGGGGAGAGGGTTAGGTGAGGGCGGTGGGGCGGCGTTTGGAATCGCGGGTGTGGATGGCTGGGGGCACACCGCGACTTCGAGGCAAGCGCCGCCCTCACCGCTGCTTCAGCAGGACTTGAACCAGTCGAGGTTCTCGACGCTCACAGCTCCCCCGGCTTCTTCTCGATCAGCGTCCGTGACGGTCGACTTCACGCAGACGGCGAGGCATCCGACCCCGTCGATGAAACTGCGGCGCGAGGAGATCCTGCGGGACTTCGCGGAGGCGGTGGAGGGGCTGTACGCGCAGGAGGCGGTAGGCGCTTAACGGTTCGCGGGGGTGGGGGCCGGCCGGGGAGGATGCGGACCGTGAACGGCATCGAGTTCTTCCACTACCCCTCGGACGAGCACCCGTCCTCCCACCTCTGGGGCCTCCGCGTCGACGGCACCGACCTGCGCGCGCACGCGGCCTGGGCGACGCGCGAGCGGTGGCGTCCGGAGCTGGAGGACCAGTTCGAGGACCAGGAGAGGGAGTCGGCGGAGCTCATCTGGCGCCAGCACGACGGCCTGGGGGTGGTGGACTTCGAGGACCGCCCCGACCACTTCCTGAGTCCGGCTGCCGTTCCCCTCCTGGGCTGCTCGTGCGGCATCTGGGGCTGCTGGCCCCTCATGGCGCGGATCGCCGTGGCGCCTACGACGGTCACCTGGTCGTCCTTCCGTCAGCCTCACCGCGCACAGTGGGGCGAGCTGCCGATCGGCCTCTTCGTCTTCGAGCGGAAGGCGTACGAGGAGGCGCTGAGGTCACCGGCGGTGCTGACGGAGGACCCGCTGGGGCCGCCGCCGGCTCGCCTTGGAGTCGTCTGATGGCGATGTTCGTGCACCTGGCGTCCATGGCCGACACGCCGCGCGTCCGGCGGGCCGGTATCCGCGCGGTGAGTTACGGGCAGGGAGGCGCGCGGGGCGTGTACGGCTTCCCGGTGCTGCGGTCGTACACCCTCACTCACCAGTGGCTGCGAACGCCTGTCGCACCCCCTGGACGGTCCCCCGCCTCCGCCCAGGGCGCTGCTCGCCCGGCTCGAGGCGGCCGGCGACCCCGGGGACCCGGCCGCACTGCGTGCGGCGCTGCACTGGTTCGGGAAGCGCAGAGGCGGCCCGCTCACCGAACTGGGCCGCCTGTCCGCCCACCCCGACCCCTCGGTGCGGGAGGAGCTGGTGTGGGCGCTCGCGGGCTGGTCCACCCCGGGGGTCGCCGAGTTGCTGGACCACCTCGCCGACGATCCGGACTTCGACGTGCGGGAGGCGGTGGAGGCGGGCGTGGAGAGCTGGGAGGAGTGAGGGTCCGCTCCGCAAAGTGATCCGAAGGAATCGCCTCAGGCCTTGAGCGGCTTCGGTCCTGCTGTGGCCGGAGTGCCTGCGGCCTCTGCGACTGGAGCTGAGTCCGCGACCACTCCGGTCCTATTGTGGCCGGAGTGCCTGCGCCCCCTACGCCTTGAGCTGGGTCCGCAGCCACTCCTCCACCTCACCCACATGCGAGGCCGCCGCCGCCCGCGCCGCCTCCGGGTCGTGGGCGACCAGTGCCCGGTGGATCGCCGCGTGCTCGCGTCGTGTGCGCTCGAAGGCGCCTTCCTCCTGGTAGCCGCGCCAGACGCGGGCGCGGAAGGTGCGCGAGGAGAGGCCCTCCAGGATGGCCGCCATGGTGTCGTTGCCCGCGGCGGCGGCGATCTCGCGGTGGAAGGCCAGGTCGTGCGCGAGGATCTGTTCCGGATCGTCCGTCGCGTTCATCGCTGTCAGATGCTTCTCCACCTCGGCGAGCTGGTCGGGCGTGATCCGCGCGGCGGCCAGCGCGGTCGCCGTCGACTCCAGGATCCGGCGCAGCTCCAGCAGTTCGACCAGGCGCTGGCCGCGCGAGAGATCGGCCACGACACCAAAGGTCTCAAGGAGGTCGCCGGCCTCCAGCTGTGTCACGTAGATGCCTGATCCGTGTCGAGCCTCCAGCACACCGAGGACTGTGAGCGCGCGGATGGCCTCGCGCATCGAACTGCGCGAGATGCCCAGCTGGGTCGCCAGATCACGCTCGGTCGGCAGCCGCTGCCCCGGCTCCAGGCGGCCCTCGCGGATCAACGCCTTGATCCGCTCGATGGCGCGCTGCGTCACGGTGCCCTTCTGCGGGGCCGGCTCGTCCACGCCACTTCCTCCTGTTTGTCGGGTGCGCCGCAGTCTAACGACCGGAGTGGTCGGACCACTATGGCTTGGAAGTAGGAAAATTTGGCGTCGGAGGGTGTTGTGAGGGGGAAGTGGTCTGATAAATATTCGTCCCGGTCGGTAGAGGGACCTCCGGCCACGCGTCCTGCTCGATCACGCTCAATGAGGAGCCGTCAGATGGCCGGCAGAACAGTGCGGAACAGGCGAATCTCGTCGCGAGCGGTGCGTGCGGCGGCTGCGGCCGCCTGCGCGACCCTCGTGCTCGCGGCATGCGGCAGCACCAAGGACACCGTGGCCTCGGGCGGCGGGGGAGGCGGCGGTACCGGCAAGGTCGGGGTGATCCTGCCCCTGCTGACCTCGCCGTTCTGGCAGTCGTACAACGACTACGTACCGAAGATGGCGAAGTCCGAGGGCGTGGACGCGCTCAAGACCGTCAACTCCAACAGTGACCCGTCGCAGCAGATCACCGACATCAACAACCAGCTCAACCAGGGCGTGAAGGGCCTCGTCGTGGCCCCCCTGGACAGCGCCGCGATCGCCGCGGGCCTCGACCAGGCCGAGCGCAAGGGCGTGCCCGTGGTCGCCGTCGACGTGGCGCCCGAGAAGGGCAAGGTCGCCATGGTCGTACGGGCCAACAACGTCGCGTACGGCGAGAAGGCCTGCGAGTACCTCGGCAAGCAGATCAGCTCCGGCAAGGTCGTGCAGATCATGGGCGACCTGGCCTCCGTCAACGGCCGTGAGCGCTCTGAGGCCTTCCGCTCCTGTGTGAAGAAGAACTACCCGAAGCTGAAGGTCCTGGAGATCCCCGCCAAGTGGGAGTCCGACACGGCGGCCTCCAAGCTGGACACCCTCCTGAACGCGAACCCCGACATCAAGGGCATCTACATGCAGGCGGGCGGCGTCTACCTCGCGCCCACCCTGCAGACCCTCAAGTCCAAGGGGATGCTCAAGAAGACCGGCCAGGCGGGCCACATCACGATCGTCTCGAACGACGGCATCCCGCAGGAGTTCGACGCCATCCGCAAGGGTGAGATCGACGCCACCGTCTCGCAGCCCGCCGACGCCTACGCCCGGTACGGCATGTACTACATCAAGGCCGCGATGCAGGGGAAGACGTTCAAGCCGGGCCCGACCGACCACGACTCCGAGATCGTCAAGCTGCCCAGCGGCATCCTGGAGGACCAGCTGCCCGCGCCGCTGGTGACGAAGGACAACGTGGACGACTCCAAGCTTTGGGGCAACACGGTCAAATGAGTACACCACTGGTGGAGGCGCGGGGGGTGGCCAAGCGGTACGGCCCCACCGTCGCCCTCCAAGACGGCCGACTCACCGTCCTGCCGGGCGAGTCGCACGCCCTCGTCGGCCGCAACGGCGCGGGCAAGTCCACCCTCGTCACCATCCTCACCGGCCTGCAGGCCCCCGACGAGGGCACGGTCCGCTTCGACGGCGAGCCCGCGCCCGCGCTCGCCGACCGCGACGCCTGGCGTCGCAAAGTTGCCTGCGTCTACCAGAAGCCCACCGTCGTACCGGAGTTGACGGTCGCCGAGAACCTCTTCATCAACCGGCAGCCGGTGGGCCGGGGCGGCTTCATCAGCTGGCGCCGGTTGAAGTCCCAGGCGGCCGAGGTCCTGGAGACCTGGGACGTGCGGGTGGACCCGGACGCGCGGACCGCCAACCTCAAGGTCGAGGATCGTCAAATGGTCGAGATCGCCCGGGCGTTGAGCTTCGGCGCCCGCTTCATCGTCCTCGACGAGCCGACCGCGCAGCTCGACAACCGTGAGATCGAGCGGCTCTTCACGCGGATGCGCGCACTCCAGGAGTCCGGCGTCACCTTCCTGTTCATCTCGCACCACCTCCAGGAGGTGTACGAGGTGTGCCAGACGGTGACGGTCCTGCGCGACGCTCGCTGGATCACCACCGCTCCGGTCGCCGAACTCCCGCGCCCGGCGCTGGTGGAGGCCATGGCGGGGGAGTCGATCGCCGAGCACACGGCCACGCGCGCGTCCGTGGCCGCGGACGCGCCGGTGATGCTCGACGTCGAGGGGCTGACCTCGGACGCGTACGACGGTATCGACCTCACCGTCCGCCGCGGCGAGGTCGTCGGTCTCGCCGGCTCCAGCGGCAGCGGCAAGATCGAGCTGGCCGAGTCGTTCGCGGGACTGCACACGCCGACCGGCGGCACCGCCCGACTCGACGGCGAGCGGCTCCCGTTCGGCGACGTACAGGCCGCGCTCAAAGCGGGCGTCGGCTGTGTCCCGCGCGACCGGCACGATCAGGGTCTCGTCGCCGCGATGAGCATCGGCGACAACACCACCATGAGCGTCCTGAACCGGCTCGGCAGCTACGGGTTCATCGGCACCGACCGCAAGCGCGGCTTCGCCACCGAGTTGATCGAACGCCTCGACATCCACACCGAGGGCCCCGAGCAGCCGGTCTCCGATCTGTCCGGAGGCAATGCGCAGAAGGTCGTCATGGCGCGCGCCCTCGCCTCGGACCCGCGCCTTCTCGTCCTCATCAACCCCACCGCGGGCGTCGACGTGAAGTCCAAGGAGTCCCTGCTCTCCCGCATGGACAGCGCCCGCGAGGACGGCACCGCCGTGCTCGTCGTCTCCGACGAACTCGACGACCTGCGCCGCTGCGACCGGGTTCTCGTCCTCTTCCACGGCCGCGTCGTCGCCGAGCACCCGGCGGGCTGGCACGACCACGAGCTGATCGCCTCCATCGAAGGAGTGGACCATGGCTGACACGAAGGCCCCGCCGGGTCAGGCCGCCCTGCGGCCGTCCAGGGGCGGCAGGACGAAGGCGGTACGCCTGCAGCAGGCGCGTGAACTCGCTCTGCTACCGGCGCTGGTATTGCTGATCGTGCTCGGCGCGGTGCTCAACGACTCGTTTTTCACCGAGGCCACGTTCATCTCCATCCTCGGCTCGTCCGCCGCCCTCGCGATGGTGGTTCTGGCCGAGTCATTGGTGCTCATCACCGGCAAGTTCGATCTCTCACTGGAGTCCGTGGTCGGCATCGCGCCGGCCGTCGGAGCGCTCCTCGTCCTGCCGACGTCCCAGTCCGGATGGGGCCTTGGACTTCCCGTCCCACTTGCGTTGCTGGCCATCCTCCTGGTGGGTGCCGGCATCGGTACCTTCAACGGCTTGCTCGTGGTGAAGCTCAAGTTGAACGCCTTCATCGTCACGCTTGCCATGCTGATCATCCTGCGCGGCCTCCTGGTCGGTGCCACCAAGGGCAAGACGCTCTTCGGCATGCCTGACGCGTTCTTCTCGCTCGCCACCACCACGTTCCTGCACGTTCCCATGTCGGCGTGGCTGGCCGCGGTGTCCTTCGCCGTCGCGGGATTCCTGCTCAAATACCACCGTGTGGGGCGATCCTTGTACGCCATCGGCGGCAACCTGGAGGCGGCACGCGCGGCAGGCATCCGGGTGGACCGGATTCGGCTGGGTGTCTACGTCGTCGCAGGCGTGCTCGCGTCGATCGGCGGCGTCATGTACACGGGTTACGTCGGTGCGATCGGTGCCAACCAGGGCGAGAACATGATCTTCACCGTGTTTGCCGCCGCTGTCATCGGAGGCATCAGCCTCGACGGAGGCCGAGGCACCATGTTCGGGGCTCTCACCGGAGTTCTGCTGCTCGCCGTGGTCAAGACCATGCTCACCATGGCCCAGGTGCCGTCGTTCTGGATCGACGCCATCTACGGCGGAATCATCCTGGTCGCCCTCCTGATCGCCCGCGTGACCACGGGCCGCGCCCAGGACTGACTGTCGTCGCCTCTGTTACCGACCGAAAGGCCTCCCGTGTCCCCAACTGCCGCTCGCATCACCGCGGTCGACACCTACGACATCCGTTTCCCCACCTCGCGCGAGCTCGACGGCTCCGACGCGATGAACCCGGACCCCGACTACTCGGCGGCGTACGTCGTGCTGCGCACCGACGCCGCCGACTTCCCCGAGGGGCACGGCTTCACCTTCACCATCGGGCGGGGCAATGATGTCCAGGTCGCCGCGATCGACGCGCTGCGGGGGCATGTGATCGGACGGTCCGTCGACGAGCTGTGCGCCGACCCCGGTTCCCTCGGCCGCGACCTGATCGGTGACAGCCAGCTGCGCTGGCTCGGACCCGAGAAGGGCGTGATGCACATGGCGATCGGCGCCGTAGTCAACGCCGTATGGGATCTGGCCGCCAAACGCGCGCACAAGCCGCTGTGGCAGCTGCTCGCCGACGCCGAGCCGGAATGGCTGGTACGCCAGGTCGACTTCCGCTACATCACGGACGCGCTGACGCCGCAAGAGGCGTTGGACCTGCTGCGGCGGGGCAAGCAGGGGGCCACCGAACGCGCCGCGACTCTGGGGGCACAGGGCTTCCCGGCGTACACCACCTCGCCCGGCTGGCTCGGCTACAGCGACGAGAAACTCACCCGGCTCGCCGCCGAGGCCGTCGCCGACGGCTTCACACAGATCAAGCTGAAGGTGGGCGCGGACCTGGCGGACGACGTACGCCGCTGCCGTGTCGCCCGCTCCGTGGTCGGCCCGGACATCCGCATCGCCATCGACGCCAACCAGCGCTGGAACGTCGACGAGGCGATCACCTGGACCAAGGCGCTCGCCGAGTTCCAGCCCTACTGGATCGAGGAGCCGACGAGCCCCGACGACGTCCTCGGCCACGCCACCGTCCGCAGGGCCGTCGCCCCGGTCAAGGTCGCCACCGGCGAGCACGTGCAGAACCGCATCATCTTCAAGCAGCTGCTCCAGGCCGGCGCCATCGACGTCCTGCAGATCGACGCGGCCCGCGTCGGCGGCGTCAACGAGAACCTCGCCATCCTGCTCCTCGCGGCCAAGTTCGGCGTGCCCGTCTGCCCGCACGCCGGAGGCGTCGGGCTGTGCGAACTCGTCCAGCACCTCTCGATGTTCGACTTCGTGGCGCTGTCCGGAACCACCGACGACCGGGTCATCGAATACGTCGACCACCTGCACGACCACTTCCGCGACCCGGTGGTGATCCGCGAGGGTCACTACATGGCACCCTCCACGCCGGGCTTCTCGTCGACCATGCGGCCCGAGTCCATCGCGGAGTTCACCTACCCCGGCGGTACCTTCTGGGCCGCCGATCTCGCCCAGCAGGCTCTCACCGACCAGAAGGGGGAAGCGGCATGACGGACGCTCAGGGCGCTCAGGACTTCGAGGGACTCAAGGCGCTGGTGACCGGCGGCGCCTCCGGCATCGGCCGGGCCACCGCCGACCTCCTCGCCGCGCGCGGCGCGCAGGTCGCCGTCCTCGACCTCGACCCTTCCTCGGTCGAGAAGCCGCTGCTCGGCTACCGTGCCGACGTCACCGACGACGCGTCCGTACGCTCGGCGGTGGCCGCGGCGGTCGCGGACCTCGGCGGCCTCGACGTACTGATCAACAACGCGGGCATCGGCGCCCAGGGCACC harbors:
- a CDS encoding sugar ABC transporter ATP-binding protein, with amino-acid sequence MSTPLVEARGVAKRYGPTVALQDGRLTVLPGESHALVGRNGAGKSTLVTILTGLQAPDEGTVRFDGEPAPALADRDAWRRKVACVYQKPTVVPELTVAENLFINRQPVGRGGFISWRRLKSQAAEVLETWDVRVDPDARTANLKVEDRQMVEIARALSFGARFIVLDEPTAQLDNREIERLFTRMRALQESGVTFLFISHHLQEVYEVCQTVTVLRDARWITTAPVAELPRPALVEAMAGESIAEHTATRASVAADAPVMLDVEGLTSDAYDGIDLTVRRGEVVGLAGSSGSGKIELAESFAGLHTPTGGTARLDGERLPFGDVQAALKAGVGCVPRDRHDQGLVAAMSIGDNTTMSVLNRLGSYGFIGTDRKRGFATELIERLDIHTEGPEQPVSDLSGGNAQKVVMARALASDPRLLVLINPTAGVDVKSKESLLSRMDSAREDGTAVLVVSDELDDLRRCDRVLVLFHGRVVAEHPAGWHDHELIASIEGVDHG
- a CDS encoding ABC transporter permease, with translation MADTKAPPGQAALRPSRGGRTKAVRLQQARELALLPALVLLIVLGAVLNDSFFTEATFISILGSSAALAMVVLAESLVLITGKFDLSLESVVGIAPAVGALLVLPTSQSGWGLGLPVPLALLAILLVGAGIGTFNGLLVVKLKLNAFIVTLAMLIILRGLLVGATKGKTLFGMPDAFFSLATTTFLHVPMSAWLAAVSFAVAGFLLKYHRVGRSLYAIGGNLEAARAAGIRVDRIRLGVYVVAGVLASIGGVMYTGYVGAIGANQGENMIFTVFAAAVIGGISLDGGRGTMFGALTGVLLLAVVKTMLTMAQVPSFWIDAIYGGIILVALLIARVTTGRAQD
- a CDS encoding L-fuconate dehydratase, whose protein sequence is MSPTAARITAVDTYDIRFPTSRELDGSDAMNPDPDYSAAYVVLRTDAADFPEGHGFTFTIGRGNDVQVAAIDALRGHVIGRSVDELCADPGSLGRDLIGDSQLRWLGPEKGVMHMAIGAVVNAVWDLAAKRAHKPLWQLLADAEPEWLVRQVDFRYITDALTPQEALDLLRRGKQGATERAATLGAQGFPAYTTSPGWLGYSDEKLTRLAAEAVADGFTQIKLKVGADLADDVRRCRVARSVVGPDIRIAIDANQRWNVDEAITWTKALAEFQPYWIEEPTSPDDVLGHATVRRAVAPVKVATGEHVQNRIIFKQLLQAGAIDVLQIDAARVGGVNENLAILLLAAKFGVPVCPHAGGVGLCELVQHLSMFDFVALSGTTDDRVIEYVDHLHDHFRDPVVIREGHYMAPSTPGFSSTMRPESIAEFTYPGGTFWAADLAQQALTDQKGEAA